The genome window CGTGCCCGCACCGGCCGCCACCCAATAGGTATCGTTGCGCTGCGCGGGCCCTTCGGGATGGACGTAGACCGTCGACATCCGCGGCGACTTCCAGCCGCCATTGTTGTAGACGATGGTCAAGTGAGGCGCGCGGTACGCGCCCGCGACCCAGTACGCGCTGCTCGGCACGCCGAACATGAAACAACCGTCGCCGAGCAGGGTGATGACTTCGGCATCAGGATTCGCCAGCTTCACGCCGATCGCGGCATTCGCGCCCCAACCCAGCCCCGCGCCGTGATTGCCGTAGTAGCTTCCGGGCCGGTTCATGCGCAGGATCGCGGGGATCATCTGCGACGCTGACGGCGCCTCCACCAGCACGATCGACCGCTCGTTGACGAGTTCGCGCACGGCCCGCGTCAGTTCCACCGGCGTAATGGCGCCGTCGCCGCCGTCCGGTCCGAATGCCGGCGCATGGGCGCGGCGGGCTTCGGTGATCCAGGCAAGCCTCTCCGCCCGCAGCCGGTCCGCATCCTTGGCCGGCAAGCCGAGCAATTGCTCGAGCACCTGACGGCTGTCGGCCTGGTAGCTGCGCTGGGCGGGGAAATGCCAGTAGCCCAGGCCGGGCTTGAGCGGATCCAGGTCGACATGAAATACCCTGGCTCCCTTGGCAGGCGTGACCCGGGACTCGATCCAGGGCACGTCGACGTCCACCATCAGGATCAGGTCGGCCTCGGCAATCAGGGTATTTCGCTGATAACCGAGATGGTGGGGATGATCGCCCGGGAAATTCAGGTAATGCGGTCCCAGTTCGCATACGCCGATGCCGAAGCGCTCGGACAGCTCCACCAGCCGCCCCACGCTTTCCTGCTGGTATCCCAGATACGTGGTCACGACCAGCGGCCGGCGCGCCTGCGCCAGCGCACGATGCAACTCGAGCAGATCGTCCGGCGCCAGTCCCGCGAACTTCGAGACCGCCCAATTCCCTGCCGCGTCTTCCGGCGGCGACGCCGTGGCTTCCCACGTCTCGCGCGCGCCCGTCAGGTACACCGGTCCCTGGGGCATGGAGCACGCCAGCTGGTGGGCGCGGCGCACCACCTTGTCGGTCATCTCGGCACTGCGCAGTTCGTAGCACCACTTCATGTACTGATCGACGATACCAGCCTGGCGCGGTGCATCCTGCGTGTAGTGGATGTATTCGTTGCGGTGGCCCACGGTGCCCGCATGGGTGGAAACGGGAGACAGGCCCGCCACCACGATCGCGGGCACCCGGCCCCTGGCCGCGTTGTGCACGCTCGCGCCC of Pigmentiphaga sp. H8 contains these proteins:
- a CDS encoding thiamine pyrophosphate-requiring protein, which gives rise to MEPILTEDRLPSAAEQLLRVCSSLGVEYLFTNLGSDHPAFIDAFARLEQEGRPMPRIIVCPHEMTTLSAAHGYAMVTRRPQLVLVHVDVGTQNLGASVHNAARGRVPAIVVAGLSPVSTHAGTVGHRNEYIHYTQDAPRQAGIVDQYMKWCYELRSAEMTDKVVRRAHQLACSMPQGPVYLTGARETWEATASPPEDAAGNWAVSKFAGLAPDDLLELHRALAQARRPLVVTTYLGYQQESVGRLVELSERFGIGVCELGPHYLNFPGDHPHHLGYQRNTLIAEADLILMVDVDVPWIESRVTPAKGARVFHVDLDPLKPGLGYWHFPAQRSYQADSRQVLEQLLGLPAKDADRLRAERLAWITEARRAHAPAFGPDGGDGAITPVELTRAVRELVNERSIVLVEAPSASQMIPAILRMNRPGSYYGNHGAGLGWGANAAIGVKLANPDAEVITLLGDGCFMFGVPSSAYWVAGAYRAPHLTIVYNNGGWKSPRMSTVYVHPEGPAQRNDTYWVAAGAGTQFSAVAEATGGAVGYRVDGREQLQATLRQALATVRSGKAAVVDVRLASVTGQVLAR